A window of the Brassica napus cultivar Da-Ae chromosome A2, Da-Ae, whole genome shotgun sequence genome harbors these coding sequences:
- the LOC106362888 gene encoding uncharacterized protein LOC106362888: MARQGDGFEGNVQHLQHNPIYNCKTCNTDFEHAIHCYYLVVRVSDDSKGEVKFLLFNNIAERLIRRPAFELVQEAGQENPHFLPQSLTDLIGRKLLFKITIATRQGPNMTRQTNPTGPAVSVEDAPREATQSPFQQTKTNEFIPPPRFIVEDHPEAYNNRYAMESESENENDNEDEENQTYTTYPAGETFINTSPQHIPQETNSYYDDGDPGWNCKFCQAYMWYGERIGKRRRSANPVFTMCCKHGKVVLPRLANPPMELMTLLCKGDELSKHYREFIRAYNMMFSFTSLGGKIDHSINNGRGPFVFRMSGENYHRIGDIVPEPGQAPKFSQLYIIDTLNEIKNRLDAYAGSDRAAAKKLREPLVLLLKNMLDQCNPHVKAFRSARDRFDVEGSTGYRMRLIESRQSDGRTHNLPTANEVAALIPGDFVLNMETRDIVLESTSGKLQRISELHPAYLPLQYPLLFPYGEDGFRLNIPIGFEDSTARKRKNVTMREYFAFRILERRWEAPTITRSGRLFHQFLVDAYTMIESSRLRYLWLNQKKLRSSSYAAIQKAATRAGAKMAEQGSRIFIPATFTGGKRYMKQHYYDAMALCKYHGFPDIFITFTCNPKWPEVTRYLKKYNLTTEDRPEILCRVFKMKLDNLIGELTKKNGSLFGPVAAVMYTIEFQKRGMPHAHILVFMEKGSKFPTADDIDKIISAEIPDKTVDPDLYVIVGDCMMHGPCGAAKKDNVCMVNGKCSKMFPKPLNIRTSIDANGFPAYMRRIDGRFIEKNGIRLDNGFVVPYNRDLMLRYRAHMNVEWCVQTRAVKYLFKYIHKEPDYASAAMDKEDEDGVIDEIKTYYDCRYITACESSWRILAFPTHFRTTSVEKLGFHLPDQELVFFDEDEPIESILNKKTVNQSMFLAWFIANRKYAEARELTYAEFPTKFVWKSGTRKWVPRKRGFAIGRIAHIQPSGDELYFLRVLLNWVRGPTSYEDIRTVDGVLYHTYEDACYALGLMDDDKEFIEAIKDASDCSSATYARKLFARMLVSKSLSQPHVVWEATWEYLTDDILYKKRRETGRPDMNLTIAQIKNIALTEIENHLLSNGRSLKKWPHMPKPENFGDYNGNRLIDDELNYVVEDQLKENERLMAMITDEQRGVYNQILDAVLNDSGGVFFLYGYGGTGKTFVYRALSSAIRSKGMIFLNTASSGIAALLLEGGRTTIKRFVYRALSSAIRSKGMIVLNTASSGIAALLLEGGRTAHSRFGIPIDADEFSTCKKMEPGSDRADIVKVAKLIVWDEAPMMSRHCFETLDRTMRDIIRSCEDKPFGGDGKINLPNDGQVEIDIPSDLLIQNSGEDPIETMAKEVYGQAFQTSTDKDLYRHRAILTPTNDEVDKINDYMLSHLPGEEKVYLSFDSIIPSDVDIEENVVYPAEFLNSVKVAGLPRHCLKLKVGAPIMCLRNMDVADGLCNGTRLIVTQLLPHVIEGRIITGNKIAGHQVWIPRMFVTPPDTKFPFRMRRRQFPVTLAFAMTINKSQGQTLESVGLFLPRPVFSHGQLYISFSRMGTDELGTDTIQEHPVF, encoded by the exons atGGCCAGACAAGGAGATGGTTTTGAGGGAAACGTGCAACATCTTCAACATAATCCTATATACAACTGCAAAACATGCAACACGGATTTTGAACATGCTATTCACTG TTACTACTTGGTTGTACGTGTCTCTGATGACTCAAAGGGAGAAGTCAAGTTTTTGCTTTTCAACAATATTGCGGAGAGGCTCATTAGGAGACCTGCGTTTGAGTTAGTCCAAGAGGCTGGTCAG GAAAATCCACATTTTCTACCTCAGTCTCTAACTGATTTGATTGGGAGAAAACTTCTATTTAAGATTACTATCGCAA CAAGACAAGGTCCCAACATGACACGCCAAACAAACCCGACTGGTCCAGCAGTGTCTGTAGAAGATGCACCTCGTGAAG CTACGCAAAGTCCATTCCAACAAACCAAAACCAATGAATTCATTCCTCCACCAAGGTTCATCGTCGAGGATCATCCTGAAG CTTACAATAATAGATATGCAATGGAAAGTGAGtctgaaaatgaaaatgataatGAAGATGAGGAGAATCAGACTTACACTACCTATCCAGCTGGAGAGACTTTCATAAACACATCACCACAACATATCCCACAAGAAACTAATA GTTACTACGACGACGGAGATCCAGGTTGGAATTGTAAGTTTTGTCAAGCATATATGTGGTATGGTGAAAGAATTGGAAAACGCCGGCGTAGTGCCAATCCTGTATTCACAATGTGTTGTAAACATGGTAAAGTTGTACTTCCTCGGCTCGCGAATCCTCCAATGGAGTTAATGACTTTGTTATGCAAAGGAGACGAGTTAAGCAAACATTATCGAGAGTTCATACGAGCTTACAATATGATGTTCTCTTTCACATCTCTTGGGGGGAAGATAGATCATTCTATTAACAATGGTCGTGGACCATTTGTTTTCCGAATGTCCGGTGAGAACTATCATCGTATTGGTGATATAGTTCCCGAGCCTGGACAAGCTCCAAAATTTTCCCAGCTCTATATCATTGACACTTTAAATGAGATCAAAAATAGACTTGACGCTTATGCCGG GTCTGACAGAGCTGCTGCTAAGAAACTAAGAGAACCActtgttcttcttctgaagAATATGTTAGATCAGTGTAACCCTCATGTCAAGGCTTTTAGGTCTGCAAGAGACAGATTCGACGTGGAAGGATCAACAGGTTATAGGATGAGATTGATTGAAAGTCGACAATCTGATGGACGGACCCATAATCTGCCGACTGCAAATGAAGTTGCTGCTTTGATACCTggagattttgttttaaatatggaGACACGAGATATTGTTCTAGAGAGTACAAGTGGAAAGTTGCAAAGGATAAGTGAATTACATCCGGCGTATTTGCCTCTGCAATATCCACTATTGTTTCCATATGGAGAGGATGGCTTTCGATTAAATATTCCTATTGGTTTTGAAGACAGCACTGCGAGAAAACGCAAGAATGTAACTATGCGTGAGTACTTTGCATTTCGGATTTTAGAGAGGAGGTGGGAAGCACCTACAATTACAAGATCAGGCAGATTGTTTCATCAGTTCCTTGTGGACGCTTACACAATGATAGAATCGAGTAGACTACGTTACTTGTGGCTGAATCAGAAAAAGCTCCGGTCAAGTAGTTACGCTGCAATCCAGAAAGCAGCTACAAGAGCTGGAGCTAAGATGGCGGAACAAGGGAGCCGAATTTTCATTCCAGCAACTTTCACTGGGGGAAAAAGGTATATGAAGCAGCACTACTATGATGCCATGGCTCTGTGCAAATACCATGGATTTCCTGATATTTTCATCACTTTTACGTGTAATCCAAAATGGCCTGAAGTTACAAGGTATCTGAAAAAATATAACCTGACCACCGAAGACAGGCCAGAAATATTGTGTAGAGTTTTCAAGATGAAACTCGATAATCTTATCGGCGAGTTGACTAAAAAGAACGGCTCCTTATTCGGTCCTGTTGCTGCAG tAATGTACACGATTGAGTTTCAAAAAAGAGGAATGCCACACGCTCATATTCTTGTCTTCATGGAAAAAGGATCAAAATTTCCAACAGCCGATGATATAGATAAGATTATTTCCGCTGAAATACCAGACAAGACAGTAGATCCAGACCTGTATGTGATCGTTGGGGATTGTATGATGCATGGTCCTTGCGGTGCAGCAAAAAAGGATAATGTATGTATGGTTAACGGTAAATGTTCTAAGATGTTTCCCAAACCTCTCAACATCAGGACATCGATTGACGCAAATGGATTTCCAGCTTACATGCGTCGGATTGATGGTAGGTTCATTGAGAAAAACGGAATCAGATTAGACAATGGATTTGTTGTACCATACAACAGAGACCTCATGCTTCGATATCGCGCGCATATGAATGTAGAGTGGTGCGTCCAAACACGAGCtgttaagtatcttttcaaataTATTCATAAGGAACCTGATTATGCCTCAGCTGCAATggataaagaagatgaagatggcgTCATTGACGAAATCAAAACATATTACGACTGCag ATATATTACTGCATGCGAGTCGTCTTGGCGGATTCTTGCTTTTCCTACACATTTTCGTACTACTTCTGTAGAGAAACTTGGCTTTCATCTTCCGGATCAGGAACTGGTATTTTTTGATGAAGATGAACCTATTGAGAGTATTCTCAACAAAAAGACTGTCAACCAATCCATGTTTTTGGCCTGGTTCATAGCAAACAGAAAATATGCAGAGGCAAGAGAGTTGACATATGCGGAATTTCCAACAAAATTCGTTTGGAAATCAGGTACGAGAAAATGGGTACCACGGAAACGAGGCTTTGCGATAGGGAGGATTGCGCATATTCAGCCATCAGGTGATGAGCTATATTTCTTAAGAGTATTGCTAAACTGGGTAAGAGGGCCGACATCATACGAGGATATAAGAACAGTTGATGGTGTTTTATATCATACATACGAAGATGCTTGCTATGCGTTGGGATTGATGGATGATGACAAGGAATTCATAGAAGCTATCAAAGATGCCAGTGACTGTAGTTCTGCGACGTATGCAAGGAAGCTTTTTGCGAGAATGTTGGTTTCCAAATCGTTGTCTCAGCCTCATGTAGTGTGGGAAGCTACTTGGGAGTATCTTACCGACGATATTCTTTACAAGAAGCGGCGAGAAACTGGACGACCTG ATATGAACTTGACCATAGCGCAGATCAAAAATATTGCTCTTACTGAGATCGAAAATCATTTGCTCAGCAATGGTCGTAGCCTCAAGAAATGGCCCCACATGCCAAAGCCAGAAAATTTTGGAGATTACAACGGCAATCGCCTTATAGATGATGAGCTTAATTATGTTGTGGAAGATCAGCTAAAGGAAAATGAAAGACTTATGGCGATGATAACAGATGAGCAAAGAGGGGTATACAATCAGATTCTGGATGCAGTTTTAAATGATAGCGGTGGAGTGTTCTTTCTTTATGGTTATGGAGGCACAGGAAAAACATTCGTATACAGAGCACTCTCATCAGCTATCCGATCCAAAGGTATGATTTTTCTAAATACCGCATCAAGTGGAATTGCAGCATTGTTGTTGGAAGGAGGTAGGACCACAATAAAAAGATTCGTATACAGAGCACTCTCATCAGCTATCCGATCCAAAGGTATGATTGTTCTAAATACCGCATCAAGTGGAATTGCAGCATTGTTGTTGGAAGGAGGTAGGACCGCACATTCCAGATTTGGTATTCCGATAGATGCAGACGAATTCAGCACTTGCAAGAAAATGGAGCCAGGATCAGATCGTGCAGATATAGTTAAAGTGGCTAAGTTAATTGTATGGGATGAGGCGCCTATGATGAGCAGACACTGTTTCGAGACGTTGGATCGCACTATGCGTGATATTATAAGATCTTGTGAAGATAAACCTTTTGGGG GagatggaaaaataaatttgccTAACGACGGTCAAGTTGAGATTGACATCCCTTCTGATTTGCTGATACAAAATAGTGGAGAAGACCCTATTGAGACTATGGCAAAAGAGGTTTATGGACAAGCTTTTCAAACTTCAACAGATAAGGATTTGTATAGACATCGAGCCATTCTTACTCCCACAAATGATGAAGTggataaaataaatgattacaTGCTTTCGCATTTGCCAG GAGAAGAGAAGGTTTACCTTAGCTTTGACAGTATTATCCCATCCGATGTTGATATAGAAGAAAATGTCGTATATCCTGCAGAGTTTTTGAACAGTGTTAAAGTGGCTGGACTGCCTAGACATTGCTTGAAGCTCAAGGTTGGTGCTCCTATCATGTGCCTTCGTAACATGGATGTTGCAGATGGTTTATGTAATGGTACTAGGCTAATTGTTACTCAGTTACTGCCCCATGTGATAGAAGGTAGAATTATAACCGGAAACAAAATTGCTGGACATCAGGTTTGGATCCCTAGAATGTTTGTCACACCACCTGACACCAAGTTCCCCTTCAGAATGCGTCGAAGACAGTTTCCAGTTACTTTGGCTTTCGCGATGACCATCAACAAAAGTCAAGGTCAAACACTGGAAAGTGTTGGGTTGTTTCTGCCTAGGCCAGTGTTCTCTCATGGTCAGCTCTACATTTCATtttcaaga ATGGGTACTGATGAGTTAGGAACTGACACTATTCAGGAGCATCCTGTTTTCTGA
- the LOC106400252 gene encoding probable LRR receptor-like serine/threonine-protein kinase At3g47570, producing the protein MRHFLLLSFSTLMLLEGYMFTYETDKQTLLEFKSQVSKGKRAVLSSWNNSFPLCKWTRVKCGQKHKRVTGLNLGGLHLGGVISPSIGNLSFLISLNLTSNGFGGTIPQELGSLFRLKHLFMSFNFLKGEIPTSLFNCSRLVELHLHSNSLSQVVPWELGSLRKLVLLDLGRNNLKGKFPASLGNLTSLEELSFVGNIMEGEIPNDLARLANMVDLQLAANNFSGVFPQAIYNMSLLENLNIIDNGFSGSLRSDIGNLLPHLQGLFIGNNSFSGAIPATLPNISNLQNLGMEINSLTGSIPPSFGKLRYLQLLSLHTNSFGSPSFQDLEFFGALSNCTQLRALLVAYNRLAGDLSTSIANLSTNINILELQSNFISGSIPHDNGNLINLKILSLGNNLLTGALPTSLGKLSGLEEFSVGSNKMSGEIPSSLGNITRLESLWLFNNSFEGSIPPSIGKCSHLLYFYLQDNKLDGIIPQEIMQIAPLVLLNMSNNLLTGSLPETVGRLEHLGTLSVGHNRLSGKLPETLGKCLLMVQLDLQGNSFDGTIPDISGLLGIKEVDFSNNNLSGSIPGYFANFSSLEHLNLSINNFEGKVPTEGKFKNATIVSVFGNINLCGGVLELKLKPCKHSSFSKKVLIGTSIGVSALLVLFIAFVSLCWFRNKKRNKTNEATPSTLGTFHEQISYGDLRNATNGFSSSNLVGSGCFGTVFKALIPPENKVVAVKVLNLQQRGALKSFMAECESLKNVRHRNLVKLLTPCSSIDFQGNQFRALIYEFMPNGSLDMWLHPDEVEEIRRPSRTLTLLERLNIAIDVAYVLDYLHVHSHEAIAHCDLKPSNVLLDEDLTAHVSDFGLARILLKFDQEYFLNQLSSAGVRGTIGYAAPEYGMGGQVSTYGDMYSFGILLLEMFSGKRPTNELFGGNFTLHSYIESALPGRVLDVADEVVLHNGLRIGFPVADCLKLVFEVGLRCCEEYPVNRLAMGEALKELITIRERFFRSRRRARH; encoded by the exons atgaggcactttcttttactttctttcaGTACTCTAATGTTACTTGAAGGATACATGTTTACCTATGAAACTGATAAACAAACGTTGCTCGAGTTCAAGTCTCAAGTATCTAAAGGCAAAAGGGCTGTTCTGTCCTCATGGAACAACTCATTCCCTCTCTGCAAATGGACAAGGGTTAAATGTGGCCAGAAACACAAAAGGGTTACTGGTCTGAACCTCGGAGGATTGCATTTAGGTGGGGTGATATCGCCATCTATCGGTAATCTTTCGTTTCTCATATCACTTAATCTCACTAGTAACGGTTTTGGTGGTACCATCCCTCAAGAGTTGGGAAGCTTGTTTAGGCTTAAACACCTATTTATGTCATTTAATTTTCTCAAAGGAGAGATTCCAACTAGCCTGTTTAACTGCTCTAGATTGGTGGAACTTCATTTACACTCAAACTCTCTTTCACAAGTTGTTCCTTGGGAACTAGGGTCATTGAGGAAACTTGTTTTGTTAGATCTTGGTCGAAACAACCTTAAAGGAAAGTTTCCTGCATCTCTAGGAAACTTGACTTCCCTCGAAGAACTTAGCTTTGTAGGAAACATTATGGAAGGAGAAATTCCTAATGATTTAGCTAGGTTGGCTAACATGGTGGATCTTCAGTTAGCAGCAAACAATTTCTCAGGTGTTTTTCCTCAGGCAATTTACAATATGTCATTGCTTGAGAATTTAAACATCATTGATAATGGTTTCTCTGGGAGCTTAAGGTCTGATATTGGTAACTTATTACCACACCTTCAAGGGTTATTTATCGGAAATAATTCTTTCTCTGGCGCAATTCCAGCAACACTTCCAAACATCTCAAATCTTCAAAATTTGGGAATGGAGATTAATAGTCTGACAGGAAGTATTCCTCCAAGCTTTGGAAAATTACGATATTTACAACTCCTGTCACTTCATACTAATTCTTTTGGAAGTCCCTCTTTTCAAgatcttgagttttttggagCTTTAAGTAACTGCACCCAACTGCGTGCATTACTTGTAGCTTACAATAGGCTTGCGGGTGACTTGTCTACCTCTATAGCTAATTTATCTACGAACATCAACATATTAGAACTTCAGTCGAATTTCATCTCTGGAAGCATTCCTCATGACAATGGAAATCTCATAAACCTAAAAATACTTTCCTTGGGAAACAATCTATTGACAGGAGCCCTTCCAACCTCTCTTGGAAAGCTTTCAGGATTAGAAGAATTCAGTGTCGGGTCAAATAAAATGTCAGGAGAAATACCATCCTCTTTAGGCAACATCACGCGATTAGAAAGTCTCTGGTTGTTTAACAATAGCTTTGAAGGAAGCATTCCTCCTAGCATTGGTAAATGTAGTCATCTGCTGTATTTTTATCTTCAAGATAATAAGCTGGATGGGATTATACCTCAGGAGATCATGCAAATTGCGCCGCTTGTTTTACTAAACATGTCAAATAACTTATTGACCGGCTCTCTGCCAGAAACTGTTGGAAGACTTGAACATCTTGGCACACTTTCTGTTGGGCACAATAGACTATCAGGGAAACTCCCAGAGACTTTAGGAAAGTGTCTCTTGATGGTACAACTTGATCTACAAGGAAATTCTTTTGATGGAACCATTCCAGACATAAGTGGGTTGCTGGGTATTAAAGAAGTTGATTTTTCAAACAATAATCTTTCTGGAAGCATACCTGGGTATTTTGCAAACTTCAGCTCATTGGAACATCTCAATCTATCCATTAACAACTTCGAGGGAAAAGTTCCAACAGAAGGAAAGTTTAAGAATGCTACTATAGTTTCAGTTTTTGGAAACATAAACCTATGTGGAGGCGTCTTGGAGTTGAAACTAAAGCCATGCAAGCATTCCTCTTTCTCGAAGAAAGTTTTGATTGGAACAAGCATAGGCGTATCTGCGCTTTTGGTGTTATTCAtagcttttgtttctctttgcTGGTTCAGAAACAAAAAGAGGAATAAGACCAATGAAGCAACTCCTTCCACCTTGGGCACTTTCCATGAACAAATAAGCTATGGAGATCTTCGAAATGCGACAAATGGTTTCTCTTCGAGTAATTTGGTTGGTTCAGGCTGTTTTGGTACTGTTTTTAAAGCATTGATTCCTCCCGAGAACAAGGTTGTTGCAGTGAAAGTTTTAAACTTGCAGCAACGTGGAGCCTTGAAGAGTTTTATGGCAGAGTGTGAATCTTTGAAAAATGTAAGGCATCGTAATCTTGTCAAACTGTTGACGCCTTGCTCGAGTATCGATTTCCAAGGAAATCAATTCAGAGCATTAATCTACGAGTTCATGCCAAATGGAAGCTTGGATATGTGGTTGCATCCAGATGAAGTGGAAGAGATTCGTAGACCCTCTAGAACTTTGACATTACTTGAAAGACTTAACATAGCAATAGACGTGGCTTATGTTTTGGATTATCTTCATGTTCATTCCCATGAAGCTATAGCTCATTGTGATCTTAAGCCAAGCAACGTCCTCCTAGATGAAGATCTAACTGCACATGTCAGCGACTTTGGTCTGGCTCGGATCCTCCTCAAATTCGACCAGGAATACTTTCTCAATCAGCTTAGTTCGGCCGGTGTCAGAGGAACCATTGGCTACGCTGCACCAG AATATGGAATGGGTGGGCAAGTATCAACATACGGTGATATGTATAGCTTTGGGATTCTACTTTTGGAAATGTTCAGTGGAAAGCGACCAACCAATGAGTTGTTTGGAGGAAACTTTACGCTCCACAGCTATATTGAATCTGCGTTGCCAGGGCGAGTGTTGGATGTCGCAGATGAAGTGGTTCTTCACAACGGCCTTAGAATCGGATTCCCTGTTGCCGACTGCTTGAAGCTAGTTTTTGAGGTGGGACTTAGGTGTTGTGAAGAATATCCAGTGAACCGGTTGGCAATGGGTGAAGCTTTAAAAGAGTTAATCACAATTAGAGAGAGGTTCTTCAGATCCAGAAGAAGAGCTAGGCATTGA